GGGTAGGCCATCGTATCTATTTCACGCGCCCAGCAACTGGTTAATTTGTATCTTAATTCAGTTGTATCATGTGTTTGCGCAAAACCGCAATACCAATACAAAAGTAATCCAACAAACAATACAATTTTTCGCATAAGGTTTATCTCGAAAGATATAACTAAATATCTGCCAGAATATTATCCCTCAATTTTAATATCGTATTTGGCCAGCAGGCCAGGCAAACCGTGGAGCGAGAACATGGCTTTTTTAATCATATTATCATCCGGGTCGATGGTGTAGTTGTAGGAGCTGCGCAGGTCGGCCCCCTTCAATATGGTGCGGCTGAAAAAGGCCCGGTTAAGGTTGCAGTTGATGAATTTAGCTTCAGTTAAATCTGCTTCGGTGAGGTCGGTCTCCGTCATAGAGCAATCGGTAAACCGGCCTTTTTTGTTTTTCTTTTTGTAGAAGATGGCGTTATCTAAAATGCAGTTCTCAAAGTACACCTCGAACAGAAAGTCGCGGGCTTTGCCAAAGTTTAGTCCGCTTAGTTTGCAATCTTTAAACCTGATGTTTTGAAAGCCTGTATCAGTGGCATCGGCCAGCGCCAGGTTGCAGCCATCAAATACACAGTCGATAAAAACCAAACCGTACAGGTTGGCATGCGACAGATCACAGCTGATGAACTTACAATTTTCGTACGTATGGTTGCGCCCCGTAAGCTGCGCGGCAGGGGCTTTGGTAAATGTTTCGTCCTCGTAATGCATAGGATAGTAGCAAGTATTTAGTATCAAGTATCTTGAGAAGTATCTTGAGAAGTATCAAGTATCAAGATTTTTTTGGATATCCGAGCGCAAAATCTTAAATAAAATGCAAGGTGCTTGATGGGGAAAATTGAATTAAATGACAATACTTTTTAAAAGTCTTGATACTTGATACTTGCTACTTGATACTAATTTATTTGTAACTTTTCGCACCAAAAGTATTCTTAACAGAAAAGCTCCTGCACATGCATCCAAACTACATTTTAGTGATCAATGGTAAGCCCGAAGGGCCTTTCAGTATTGATGAACTAAAAGCCAGAAAAATAAAACCTGCCGACTTTGTAAAAACGCCCGAAATGCCCGATTACAAGGAAGCCCAGGAAATTGCCGAACTGCGGGACCTTTTCGGCTTTGCCAAACCCGCCCTGCTTATGCAATATTTCGGCAGTTTCGACCAGCGATTGCTGGCTTCGTTTTTAGATTGGTTTATCGTTTTCGGCGCATTTGTGGTGGTTATTTTTGTGGTGGTATTATTGATATTGCAGGATAAAGAAACGCGTATGGCTGCCAGCTTTGGCTTATTGGCCTGCGTACCATTTGCCAAAATTATTTACCATATGGTGATGGAGAGCTCGGGCAACCAGGCCACCTACGGCAAGCAGATGCTTAAAATAAAAGTGGTTGACATGAATGGCGAACGCATTACTTTTGGTAAAGCCGTAACCCGTAACCTGTGCAAAATATTTTCGGTACTTACGTTTTTTATCGGCTACCTGCTGGCCTTTTTTAACAAGAAACAGCAATGTTTACATGATATGATGGCCGGCACGCTGGTGATTAAGGAGAGGTTGTTTTGAGGGAGGGGCATTGGTTCGCCCCCTAAAATATAAATTTTATCCTCACCATAACTTAACCGCCCATTAATTTATCATTTACGTCCAAACAACTTATTCCCCAACATAATCGTTAAATTTGCAGCTTATTAATTATCCGCTGCATGAATACTGATGCTGTTAAATTGCTGCAAGGCCGTTATTGTAATTCGTTAACCCAATATTCGCGTTTTGTTACCCGCGAGGTAAATATTGGCGATGTGCCCATGGGCGGCAATAACCCCATCCGCATACAAAGCATGACCACTACCGATACCATGGATACCATGGGTACCGTTG
The genomic region above belongs to Mucilaginibacter sp. KACC 22773 and contains:
- a CDS encoding pentapeptide repeat-containing protein is translated as MHYEDETFTKAPAAQLTGRNHTYENCKFISCDLSHANLYGLVFIDCVFDGCNLALADATDTGFQNIRFKDCKLSGLNFGKARDFLFEVYFENCILDNAIFYKKKNKKGRFTDCSMTETDLTEADLTEAKFINCNLNRAFFSRTILKGADLRSSYNYTIDPDDNMIKKAMFSLHGLPGLLAKYDIKIEG
- a CDS encoding RDD family protein, with amino-acid sequence MHPNYILVINGKPEGPFSIDELKARKIKPADFVKTPEMPDYKEAQEIAELRDLFGFAKPALLMQYFGSFDQRLLASFLDWFIVFGAFVVVIFVVVLLILQDKETRMAASFGLLACVPFAKIIYHMVMESSGNQATYGKQMLKIKVVDMNGERITFGKAVTRNLCKIFSVLTFFIGYLLAFFNKKQQCLHDMMAGTLVIKERLF